The Actinoplanes sp. N902-109 genomic interval TCGCGCTGATCCAGCTGGTTGTGGTGCTGGCGTTGGCGATCTGGGTGACCGTCGAGACCACGGCCGTGGTCGGGATCAAGCTGGGCCTGCCGCTGCTGATCGCGGTCGGGGCGACGTTCGTCGGGCTGTGGCGGGCGATCCGCACCCGCTCGCAGCCGCCGCACGGCCTGGTCGTGACGCCGCAGGACGCCCCGGAGCTGTGGGCCACGGTGCACGCGCTGGCCGGCGAGGTCGGCACCCGTACCCCCGACGAGATCCGGCTGGTGCCCGAGGTGAACGCCGCGGTCAGCGAGGACGCCAAGCTGCTGGGTCTGGTCGGTGGCCGGCGGATGCTCTACCTGGGCATGCCGCTGATGCAGTCGTTCACGGTCGACCAGCTGCGCGCGGTCATCGCACACGAGCTGGGGCACTACTCGGGTAAGCACACCAGCCTGGGCGCGGTGGCCTATCGCGGGCGGCTCGCCATCGGGCACTCGATCAGCCGGATCGGCCCGTACAACCCGGTGGGCTGGGTGTTCCGCGGCTACGCGCGGCTGTACCTGCTGGTCGACAACGCCGCCTCACGGCGCCAGGAGCGCGAGGCCGACCAGGCGTCGGTCCGGGTGGCCGGTCCCGCTGCGGCCGCCGCGGCCCTGAAGGACTCGGCGATCGCCGACGCGGCTTGGGACTTCTTCTTCGCCCAGTACGTCGTGCCGGGCTGGGAGGCCGGGTACGCCCCGGACGACCTGTTCGGCGGGTTCGGCCAGTTCGTCGCGGAACGCCAGGACGAGCTGGCCGAGCTGCGCGAGCGCGAGCCGGAGCAGCAGTCGTCGCGCTGGGACACCCACCCGTCGATCGCCGAGCGCATCGCGATCATGCGCACGGCACCGCAGCCCCCGCACCCGGTGGACGGCCGGCCGGCGGTGGCGCTGCTGGGTGCGGTGCAGGCCGCCGGGCTGGCCCTGCAACGCGAGGTCGTCGACACCGGCAACCGCCAGGTGCTGCCGTGGCCGCAGTTCATCGCCGCCGCCACCACGGCCGGGCTGCAGCAGACGTCCGACCGCATCTTCCGGTCGGTGGGCCGGTTGACCGGCACCGCCGAGCCGGGCCTGGGCACGCTGTTCGAGCTGGTCGCCGCCGGACGGCTGGGTGAGCTGGCCGAGGAGTTCTTCAGCAACGCCACCCGCAAGGAGGCCGCGGCCAAGTTCGCCGGCCCGATGGACACGCTGCTCACCCTGGCCGCGATCCGCTCCGGCGTGGCGTTCTGGCGAATGTCGTGGAGCGGTCCGGTGCGTCTGATCGACGCCGTGGGTGCCGATCTGGACCTGGAGGAGATCGCCAAGCTGGCGGTCGCGCCGGAGACCCTGGACGAGGCCCGGGCCCGGCTGGCTGAGCTGGGCGTGCGGGTGGAGGCCGCCGCCGTCATCGAACGACAGGTCACGGCGCGCGGCGCGGACGTCATCGGGGCCATGGCCAACGTCAAGGTCGACGGCGAGCACGCCGACGTGCTGATGCTCGACCGGGGGCTGGTGTTCGTACCCGCGCCGAAGAGCACCGACAAGGGCGCCAAACGGCTGGAGACGCTGCTCGGCTCGGCGCCGGTCGAGCAGCTCGCGGCCCGGCACCGTTTTGTCCCGTACGAGGAACT includes:
- a CDS encoding M48 family metallopeptidase; the protein is MLLGFYVVALIQLVVVLALAIWVTVETTAVVGIKLGLPLLIAVGATFVGLWRAIRTRSQPPHGLVVTPQDAPELWATVHALAGEVGTRTPDEIRLVPEVNAAVSEDAKLLGLVGGRRMLYLGMPLMQSFTVDQLRAVIAHELGHYSGKHTSLGAVAYRGRLAIGHSISRIGPYNPVGWVFRGYARLYLLVDNAASRRQEREADQASVRVAGPAAAAAALKDSAIADAAWDFFFAQYVVPGWEAGYAPDDLFGGFGQFVAERQDELAELREREPEQQSSRWDTHPSIAERIAIMRTAPQPPHPVDGRPAVALLGAVQAAGLALQREVVDTGNRQVLPWPQFIAAATTAGLQQTSDRIFRSVGRLTGTAEPGLGTLFELVAAGRLGELAEEFFSNATRKEAAAKFAGPMDTLLTLAAIRSGVAFWRMSWSGPVRLIDAVGADLDLEEIAKLAVAPETLDEARARLAELGVRVEAAAVIERQVTARGADVIGAMANVKVDGEHADVLMLDRGLVFVPAPKSTDKGAKRLETLLGSAPVEQLAARHRFVPYEELTGASITKRTPIRADLRLHNGTAVSLEERWAGEQLGKSRDTLLTILDRVARDSE